One Hydrogenoanaerobacterium saccharovorans DNA segment encodes these proteins:
- a CDS encoding RHS repeat-associated core domain-containing protein, translating into MRKRHTGRTVHKSYYLFNAHGEVVQLTDAAGAVTQTYDYDAFGNQKTDTPADANPFRYCGEYFDAETGTIYLRARYYDPAIGRMISQDTFAGNPSDPLSLNLYTYCNNNPVSYHDPSGHVPTAVVGALIGGAIGYGVNLFTQLSSNGWNWSSLDQRSLWASAGAGAVSGAMAGMTGGLSLLGSVGSGALIGGANYGTYNLLNGTDPTLEGYALSMGTGAAMSGITYGISNIKGGSNVLENANFAQKTFSNTFSPEGIKKYSELAGQPIKTIDDLVAALKSGTVSPSDLPVEYIARDGNTLILNTRTSQALTQAGIPRSQWSTINQTGNEFFEDLLTGQLSRNGLTSAGTPTVRPSGGTK; encoded by the coding sequence ATGAGAAAACGCCACACAGGGCGAACGGTACACAAAAGCTACTACCTATTCAATGCGCATGGCGAAGTGGTTCAGCTGACCGATGCGGCAGGTGCGGTTACCCAAACCTACGATTATGACGCATTTGGCAACCAAAAAACCGATACCCCAGCCGACGCCAACCCCTTCCGCTACTGCGGTGAGTATTTTGATGCTGAAACAGGCACCATTTACCTCAGAGCAAGGTATTATGACCCTGCTATTGGACGTATGATTTCACAGGATACCTTTGCAGGCAATCCCTCTGACCCACTGAGTTTGAACCTGTATACCTACTGCAATAACAATCCGGTTAGTTATCATGATCCAAGTGGACATGTTCCAACGGCTGTAGTTGGGGCACTGATAGGTGGTGCAATTGGATATGGCGTTAACCTGTTTACTCAACTAAGCTCTAATGGTTGGAACTGGAGTTCACTAGACCAAAGAAGCTTGTGGGCAAGTGCCGGTGCTGGTGCGGTTTCCGGAGCTATGGCAGGAATGACGGGAGGACTGTCTCTGCTTGGTTCGGTTGGCTCAGGTGCGTTAATTGGCGGAGCTAATTATGGTACTTACAATTTGCTAAATGGAACAGACCCAACCCTTGAAGGATATGCTTTATCTATGGGTACCGGTGCCGCAATGTCTGGCATTACCTATGGAATTAGTAATATTAAGGGTGGGAGTAACGTATTAGAAAATGCTAACTTTGCTCAAAAAACCTTTAGTAACACTTTTAGTCCAGAAGGAATTAAGAAGTATTCTGAACTAGCAGGTCAACCAATAAAGACTATTGACGATTTAGTAGCAGCTTTAAAATCGGGGACAGTTAGCCCATCTGATCTTCCTGTAGAGTACATTGCTAGAGATGGAAATACATTGATATTAAATACTAGGACTTCACAGGCATTGACACAGGCGGGAATACCTAGAAGCCAGTGGAGTACAATCAATCAAACGGGAAACGAGTTCTTTGAGGACTTGTTAACAGGTCAATTATCTAGAAATGGTCTCACATCTGCGGGTACACCAACGGTTAGACCAAGTGGAGGTACAAAATAA
- a CDS encoding virulence RhuM family protein — MNKELQFLIYNTPQEDVSVNAVVKDETIWLTQKAMSELFDVEVPAISKHLSNVFSEGELQPESTVSKMEIVQTEGSRDVKRTLDFYNLDAIISVGYRVNSRKATNFRIWATSVLKEYMTKGFAMDDERLKQGKTAFGKDYFKELLERVRSIRASERRIWLQITDIFAECSIDYDKNAEITKEFYAMVQNKFHFAITGKTAAEIIDTGADRTKENMGLTTWKNAPDGRVLKSDVTVAKNYLDEKQIRQLERAVTGYFDYIEDLIERENTFTMNEFATSINEFLSFRKYDILEGKGRISKSQADKKAKAEYDEFNKTQKINSDFEKQVKKLLKKGGEANE, encoded by the coding sequence ATGAATAAGGAATTGCAATTTTTAATATATAATACACCCCAAGAAGATGTATCTGTCAATGCAGTAGTGAAAGACGAGACCATTTGGCTCACGCAAAAAGCTATGTCAGAATTGTTTGATGTTGAAGTACCGGCGATTTCAAAACATCTTTCTAATGTCTTTTCAGAAGGTGAATTACAACCAGAATCAACTGTTTCCAAAATGGAAATAGTTCAAACTGAGGGTAGTAGAGATGTAAAACGCACTTTAGATTTTTACAATCTTGATGCAATTATCTCTGTTGGCTATCGTGTAAATTCTCGTAAAGCCACTAATTTTAGAATTTGGGCTACCTCTGTTTTAAAGGAATATATGACCAAAGGCTTTGCAATGGACGATGAGCGTTTAAAACAAGGAAAAACAGCATTTGGTAAAGATTATTTTAAAGAACTTTTAGAACGTGTTCGCTCTATTCGTGCAAGCGAGCGAAGAATTTGGCTGCAAATTACAGACATTTTTGCAGAGTGCAGCATAGATTATGATAAAAATGCCGAAATTACAAAAGAGTTTTATGCAATGGTGCAAAACAAATTTCACTTTGCAATTACAGGCAAAACTGCGGCAGAAATTATTGATACAGGGGCAGACCGAACAAAGGAAAACATGGGTCTAACCACTTGGAAAAACGCACCGGATGGCAGAGTTTTAAAAAGCGATGTAACAGTTGCAAAAAATTATCTTGATGAAAAACAGATAAGACAGCTTGAACGTGCGGTTACAGGCTATTTTGACTATATTGAAGATTTAATCGAGCGTGAAAACACTTTTACCATGAATGAGTTTGCTACAAGCATAAACGAGTTTTTATCATTTAGAAAATATGATATTTTAGAGGGTAAAGGCAGAATAAGCAAAAGTCAGGCAGATAAAAAAGCAAAGGCAGAATATGACGAGTTTAATAAAACACAAAAAATCAATTCTGATTTTGAAAAGCAAGTGAAAAAGCTTTTGAAAAAAGGCGGTGAAGCAAATGAGTAA
- a CDS encoding restriction endonuclease subunit S encodes MSKLDELIKELCPDGVEYAKLNKICKFQNGFAFKSSKFSHTGFPILRITNINSGELSNDGYIYFNKEDYKENLEQYKVKKDSIVVAMSGATTGKIGYNYSDNTYYLNQRVGMFIPFKEKLNNRYLFHWLLSKSNDILNISSGTGAQPNLSSVKMMEFIIPLPPLPVQEEIVRILDNFTEHTAELTAELTAELTARKKQYEYYRDSLLTFGDEVEWKTLSDVLKIKNGKDYKQFEEGEIPVYGSGGIMTYIDTFVLDRPSVLIPRKGSINKLYYIDTPFWTVDTIFYTDIYTNIIIPKFVFYYLQKEHLEQYNTAGGVPSLTQSVLNKIPIPVPPLAEQQRIVDILDRFDTLCNDISVGLPAEIKARQQQYEYYRDKLLTFKEKQI; translated from the coding sequence ATGAGTAAATTAGATGAGCTTATAAAAGAGCTTTGCCCTGATGGTGTGGAGTATGCAAAACTAAATAAAATATGTAAATTTCAGAACGGATTTGCATTTAAGAGTAGTAAATTTAGCCATACAGGATTTCCTATTTTGAGAATAACAAATATCAATTCTGGTGAATTATCAAATGATGGATATATTTATTTTAACAAAGAGGATTATAAAGAAAACCTTGAACAATATAAGGTGAAAAAAGACAGTATAGTTGTTGCTATGTCTGGTGCAACTACTGGAAAAATAGGATACAACTATAGTGATAATACTTATTATTTAAATCAACGAGTTGGAATGTTTATTCCATTCAAAGAGAAACTAAACAACAGATATTTATTTCATTGGTTATTAAGTAAATCAAATGATATTTTAAATATTTCATCAGGTACTGGAGCACAACCAAATTTAAGTTCCGTAAAAATGATGGAGTTTATTATCCCCCTCCCACCATTGCCTGTGCAAGAGGAAATTGTCCGCATTTTGGATAATTTCACGGAGCATACAGCGGAGCTTACAGCGGAGCTTACAGCGGAGCTTACAGCAAGAAAAAAACAGTATGAGTATTATAGGGATAGTTTGCTCACCTTTGGCGATGAGGTGGAGTGGAAAACATTATCTGATGTTTTGAAAATAAAAAATGGAAAAGACTACAAGCAATTTGAAGAAGGTGAAATACCTGTATATGGTTCTGGTGGAATAATGACATATATAGATACATTTGTGTTAGATAGACCATCAGTATTAATTCCAAGAAAAGGCTCTATTAATAAATTGTATTATATTGATACTCCATTTTGGACAGTTGATACAATTTTTTATACTGATATATATACAAATATCATTATTCCTAAATTTGTATTTTATTATTTACAAAAAGAACATCTTGAGCAATATAATACTGCTGGTGGTGTACCAAGCTTAACTCAATCTGTATTAAATAAAATTCCCATTCCCGTTCCACCCCTCGCCGAGCAACAACGGATTGTTGATATTCTCGACCGTTTCGACACCCTTTGCAACGATATTTCCGTTGGTTTGCCTGCTGAAATAAAAGCAAGACAACAACAGTATGAGTATTATAGGGATAAGCTTTTGACATTTAAAGAGAAGCAAATATAG
- a CDS encoding IS110 family transposase — MNKRKEDLIYVGIDLHKDSHTAVILDCWNTKLGEITFANTPAEFPKLIRKVSKFCTENKEPVYGLENAYGYGRGLAVWLIAKGLMVKDVNTSLAHRQAKCRAMYKKSDSDDAEAIALATINMLDSLPDACPNDAYWSLSQMVNRRDNIMTQRIRLKNQLHEQLCIAYPSYKQFFEDIRRKTALFFWEHYPSEKYLRGKTPESLADEMKDVGHNSFSVRRCKVILDAVKRDHTKAKEYQNYRDVITKGLVKDLQHYDEQLKAVDKELEQLYHDLGCTLATMPGLNITTAVKIMSEIGDVNRFPNPAKLAQFAGIAPINLSSAGKGKDKASKQGNRRLQATLYFLAIQMIQVSTKGKPRNPIFRDYYDRKLAEGKNAKLVLVSIARRLVNIIYGMLKNKTEYRLPCLETGEVSE, encoded by the coding sequence ATGAACAAGCGTAAGGAAGATCTGATTTATGTGGGCATAGACCTGCATAAAGACTCTCACACCGCAGTCATTTTAGACTGTTGGAACACAAAACTCGGCGAAATTACCTTTGCCAATACACCAGCTGAATTTCCAAAGCTGATAAGAAAAGTGAGTAAATTCTGTACCGAAAACAAAGAACCTGTCTATGGTTTAGAAAATGCCTACGGCTACGGTCGAGGGCTAGCAGTGTGGCTTATTGCCAAAGGCTTGATGGTCAAGGATGTGAATACTTCCCTTGCTCATAGACAAGCCAAGTGCCGAGCTATGTACAAAAAAAGTGATAGTGACGATGCAGAAGCCATTGCTCTTGCCACAATCAATATGCTAGATTCACTGCCAGATGCCTGTCCAAACGATGCCTACTGGTCACTTTCACAAATGGTTAATCGCAGAGACAACATCATGACTCAGCGGATCAGGCTTAAAAACCAACTCCATGAACAGCTGTGTATCGCTTATCCAAGCTACAAGCAGTTCTTTGAGGACATCCGCCGAAAAACAGCCCTGTTCTTTTGGGAACACTACCCGTCTGAGAAATATCTCAGAGGCAAAACGCCTGAAAGCCTTGCAGATGAAATGAAAGACGTTGGTCACAACAGTTTTTCTGTGAGACGCTGCAAAGTTATTCTAGATGCTGTAAAGCGTGACCACACCAAGGCAAAGGAATACCAAAACTATCGAGATGTGATCACGAAGGGGCTTGTCAAAGACCTTCAGCATTACGATGAGCAGTTAAAGGCTGTAGACAAGGAATTGGAGCAACTCTACCACGACCTTGGCTGTACTTTAGCCACCATGCCCGGTCTGAACATTACCACGGCAGTTAAAATCATGTCCGAAATCGGCGATGTGAATCGCTTTCCAAACCCTGCAAAGCTGGCACAGTTCGCAGGCATAGCCCCCATTAATCTCTCATCAGCTGGTAAGGGCAAAGACAAAGCATCAAAACAAGGCAATCGCAGACTCCAAGCGACCCTTTACTTTCTTGCGATCCAAATGATTCAAGTATCCACCAAAGGCAAGCCAAGAAACCCCATATTCAGAGACTATTACGACCGCAAACTGGCAGAAGGTAAAAATGCCAAGCTGGTCTTAGTTAGCATAGCCAGAAGACTGGTGAACATCATCTATGGCATGCTTAAGAATAAAACCGAGTATCGACTTCCATGCCTTGAAACAGGTGAAGTTTCGGAATAA
- a CDS encoding type I restriction endonuclease subunit R has protein sequence MCDYNPIAESNNFIVLDKYTKIDQCGATYQAEADLERELIEDLVSQGYDYLKDLTTSDKMLDNVRVQLQNLNGTHFTDDEWRRFCEEYLDKASDSLIDKTRKIHNDHIYDFVFDDGHIENIYLVNKNDITKNKLQVISQFEQTGTQANRYDVTILVNGLPMVQVELKKRGVAIKEAFNQVNRYSKESFNAENSLYKYLQICVISNGTDSRYFANTTKRDKNSFDFTMNWAKSDNTLIKDLKDFTATFFQKNTILNVLLNYSVFDSSNNLLIMRPYQIAATERILWKIKSSHQAKKWRTVEGGGYIWHTTGSGKTLTSFKAARLATELNFIDKVFFVVDRKDLDYQTMKEYQRFSPDSVNGSENTAGLKRNIEKDDNKIIVTTIQKLNNLIKSETELPVYNKQVVFIFDECHRSQFGEAQKNIHKKFKQYYQFGFTGTPIFPENALGAETTASVFGRELHSYVITDAIRDEKVLKFKVDYNDVRPRFNSIEMEQDEKKLSAAETKEALLHPERIKEISQYILNNFRIKTHRSHIGAKGFNAMFAVSSVNAAKLYYESLNNLQKDSEKPLKIATIFSFAANEEQSAIGEIVDETFEPTAMDSSAKEFLTMAINDYNRVFKTNFGVESKEFQNYYRDLANRVKKQEVDLLIVVGMFLTGFDAPTLNTLFVDKNLRYHGLIQAFSRTNRIYDSTKTFGNIVTFRNLEQATIDAITLFGDKNTKNVVLEKSYKEYMDGFKDIATGDARRGYIDVVKELNLRFPNVQDIVTEHDKKEFAKLFGEFLKVENILQNYDEFASLKALQSVDISDSKAVEEFKATHYLSDEDIAALQKIEVPQERSIQDYRSTYNDIREWLRREKVGNDKEKSSVDWDDVIFEVDLLKSQEINLDYILELIFEKNKKVKDKEALIDEVRRLIRSSTGNRAKESLIVDFINQTDLDEIQDKSDIIDAFFSFAQAVQKREAEELIREEELNVDAAKRYILTSLKKEYASENGTELNEILPKMSPLNPKYLTKKQSVFQKISAFVDKFKGVGGKV, from the coding sequence ATGTGTGATTACAACCCCATAGCAGAATCTAACAATTTTATAGTCTTAGATAAATACACTAAAATCGACCAATGTGGAGCTACATATCAAGCCGAAGCCGATTTAGAGCGTGAACTAATAGAAGACTTAGTAAGTCAAGGCTATGATTACCTTAAAGATTTAACTACATCTGACAAAATGCTTGATAATGTTAGGGTTCAGTTGCAAAACCTTAACGGCACTCATTTTACCGATGATGAATGGAGACGATTTTGTGAAGAATATTTAGACAAGGCAAGCGATAGTCTAATTGATAAAACCCGCAAAATACATAATGACCATATTTATGACTTTGTGTTTGATGATGGGCATATTGAAAACATTTATTTAGTAAATAAAAATGATATTACCAAAAATAAATTGCAAGTAATTTCACAGTTTGAGCAAACGGGTACACAGGCTAACCGCTACGATGTTACTATTTTGGTAAATGGTTTGCCAATGGTACAAGTGGAGCTGAAAAAACGTGGTGTAGCCATCAAAGAGGCATTCAACCAAGTGAATAGATACAGTAAGGAGAGCTTTAATGCCGAAAATTCACTATATAAATATCTACAAATTTGCGTAATTTCTAACGGTACCGATAGCCGTTATTTTGCAAACACAACGAAACGAGATAAGAACAGTTTTGATTTTACAATGAACTGGGCAAAATCCGATAATACACTGATTAAAGACTTAAAGGATTTTACTGCTACTTTTTTTCAAAAAAACACAATACTCAATGTCTTGCTTAATTATTCTGTATTTGATTCAAGCAACAATCTACTGATTATGCGACCATATCAAATAGCTGCAACAGAAAGAATATTGTGGAAAATTAAAAGCTCACACCAAGCTAAAAAGTGGAGAACGGTTGAGGGCGGTGGATACATTTGGCACACAACAGGCAGCGGCAAAACGCTGACAAGCTTTAAAGCCGCACGCCTTGCTACTGAGCTTAACTTTATAGACAAAGTGTTTTTTGTGGTAGATAGAAAAGATTTAGATTATCAGACAATGAAAGAGTATCAGCGTTTTTCTCCCGATAGCGTAAATGGCTCTGAAAACACAGCCGGGCTTAAACGCAATATTGAAAAAGACGATAATAAAATCATTGTTACTACTATTCAGAAACTAAATAATCTTATTAAAAGTGAAACAGAGTTGCCTGTTTACAATAAACAAGTCGTTTTCATTTTCGATGAATGTCATCGCTCCCAGTTTGGCGAGGCTCAAAAAAACATTCATAAGAAGTTTAAACAGTACTACCAGTTTGGATTTACAGGCACGCCAATCTTCCCTGAAAATGCTTTGGGAGCGGAAACTACCGCTTCTGTATTTGGCAGAGAGTTACATTCTTATGTGATAACCGACGCTATTAGAGATGAAAAGGTTTTAAAGTTTAAAGTCGATTATAACGATGTTCGTCCAAGGTTTAATTCTATTGAGATGGAGCAAGATGAGAAAAAACTTTCAGCTGCAGAAACCAAAGAAGCCTTATTGCACCCTGAGCGAATTAAAGAAATATCACAGTACATTTTAAATAATTTTAGAATAAAAACCCATCGTTCTCATATCGGAGCAAAGGGCTTTAATGCTATGTTTGCTGTTAGTAGTGTTAACGCAGCAAAACTATATTATGAATCTTTAAATAACTTACAGAAAGATAGCGAAAAACCTTTGAAAATTGCAACTATTTTTTCTTTTGCTGCAAACGAAGAACAAAGTGCGATAGGCGAAATTGTTGATGAAACTTTTGAACCAACTGCAATGGACAGCAGTGCAAAAGAATTTTTAACAATGGCTATTAATGATTATAACAGGGTGTTCAAAACTAACTTTGGTGTAGAAAGCAAGGAATTTCAAAATTATTATCGTGACCTTGCAAACAGAGTGAAAAAGCAGGAAGTCGATTTGTTAATTGTGGTCGGTATGTTCTTAACAGGCTTTGATGCACCAACACTTAACACACTATTTGTTGATAAAAATTTGCGTTACCATGGTTTAATCCAGGCTTTTTCAAGAACTAACCGCATTTATGATTCTACAAAAACATTTGGTAATATTGTTACTTTTAGAAATTTAGAGCAAGCAACCATTGACGCTATTACACTTTTTGGTGATAAAAATACGAAAAATGTTGTGCTTGAGAAAAGCTATAAGGAATATATGGATGGCTTTAAAGATATAGCTACTGGGGACGCACGCCGTGGTTATATAGATGTAGTTAAAGAATTAAATTTACGCTTCCCAAATGTGCAAGATATTGTCACAGAACATGACAAAAAAGAATTTGCCAAACTATTTGGTGAGTTTTTGAAAGTTGAAAATATATTGCAAAACTATGACGAGTTTGCAAGCTTAAAAGCATTGCAATCAGTTGACATTTCTGACTCGAAGGCTGTGGAAGAATTTAAGGCTACTCATTACTTAAGCGATGAAGATATTGCAGCTTTGCAAAAAATAGAGGTTCCACAGGAAAGATCAATTCAAGATTATCGGTCAACTTATAACGATATTCGTGAGTGGCTTCGTCGAGAAAAAGTCGGGAATGATAAAGAAAAATCTTCAGTTGATTGGGATGATGTTATCTTTGAAGTTGACCTTTTAAAGTCACAAGAAATAAATTTAGATTATATTCTTGAACTAATTTTTGAAAAGAACAAAAAAGTAAAAGATAAAGAAGCTTTGATTGATGAAGTTCGCCGATTAATTCGTTCAAGTACAGGTAATCGTGCAAAAGAAAGTTTGATAGTCGATTTTATAAATCAAACAGATTTAGATGAAATTCAAGATAAATCCGACATTATAGATGCTTTTTTCTCGTTTGCACAAGCGGTGCAAAAAAGAGAAGCGGAAGAATTGATTAGAGAAGAAGAGCTAAATGTTGATGCTGCTAAAAGATATATTCTTACATCATTAAAAAAAGAGTATGCAAGTGAAAACGGAACAGAATTAAATGAAATTCTTCCTAAAATGAGTCCCCTTAATCCCAAGTATTTAACAAAAAAACAAAGTGTTTTTCAAAAAATATCTGCTTTTGTCGACAAGTTTAAAGGCGTGGGTGGAAAAGTATAA
- a CDS encoding DUF7660 family protein, whose translation MNEILKNVKSKEDLLEFINVLIKDLNEKPEEWEDKPVMLYLESMQSWIEDMEGYYTNTKQDMPQDINWNFIATLLYVGKIYE comes from the coding sequence ATGAACGAAATTTTGAAGAATGTAAAATCAAAAGAAGATTTGTTAGAATTCATTAATGTCTTAATTAAAGATTTGAATGAAAAACCAGAAGAATGGGAAGACAAACCTGTGATGTTGTATCTCGAATCAATGCAATCATGGATTGAGGATATGGAAGGATATTACACCAACACAAAACAAGATATGCCTCAAGACATTAACTGGAATTTTATTGCAACTCTTCTCTATGTCGGCAAAATATATGAATAG
- a CDS encoding AAA family ATPase: MGKSLNKIAQELKDSNKKVQLIYAFNGTGKTRLSKEFRALVDPKADSEETGLESKKILYYNAFTEDLFYWDNDLDNDSEPKLKIQPNVFTHWVFVDQGQENNSIDIFQHYTDERLTPHFNADHTFKDDEGKDVKVSAFSEVTFSYERGNNDSSNNIKISKGEESCFIWSVFYSLLEQVTEVLNIDKDSIYQERETDKFDNLKYVFIDDPVTSLDENHLIQIAVDLAKIIKDSKSELKFIITTHNPLFYNVLSNEFNNKNKQSGYNPNKHFKKYCLTKNEDLNYELNNSNDSPFSYHLFLLDEIETAIETEQIYKYHFSFLRNILEKTATFLGYDNWGDLLTPVKGERESYIKRILNLSSHSKHSAEEIVMITDGDKRMLKNLVQEISKIYKFNIKQNTHVKEK; the protein is encoded by the coding sequence ATGGGGAAAAGTTTAAATAAAATTGCTCAAGAGCTAAAAGATAGTAATAAAAAAGTTCAACTCATCTATGCTTTTAACGGAACGGGCAAAACAAGACTTTCAAAAGAATTCAGGGCATTGGTTGACCCTAAAGCTGATTCAGAAGAAACAGGGTTGGAAAGCAAAAAAATCCTCTATTATAATGCCTTTACAGAAGATTTGTTTTATTGGGATAATGACTTGGATAATGACTCTGAACCAAAACTTAAAATACAGCCGAATGTTTTTACGCATTGGGTTTTTGTAGACCAAGGACAAGAAAACAATAGCATTGACATCTTTCAACACTACACTGATGAAAGGCTAACACCACATTTTAATGCAGATCATACTTTCAAAGATGATGAGGGCAAAGATGTTAAAGTATCTGCTTTTTCAGAAGTGACTTTTTCTTATGAGCGTGGTAATAATGATAGCTCTAATAATATTAAAATTTCTAAAGGCGAAGAAAGCTGCTTTATATGGAGCGTGTTTTACTCGTTGCTTGAACAAGTCACAGAGGTTTTGAATATTGATAAAGACAGTATATACCAAGAAAGAGAAACAGATAAATTTGATAATTTAAAATATGTGTTTATTGATGACCCTGTAACATCCTTAGATGAAAACCACTTAATTCAAATAGCGGTAGACTTGGCAAAGATAATTAAAGATAGTAAATCTGAACTAAAATTTATCATTACAACTCATAATCCACTGTTTTATAATGTACTTAGTAACGAATTTAATAATAAAAATAAGCAATCAGGGTACAATCCTAACAAGCATTTCAAAAAGTATTGTCTAACAAAAAATGAAGATTTGAATTATGAATTAAACAACTCAAATGATTCACCATTTTCTTACCACTTATTTTTATTAGATGAAATTGAAACAGCTATTGAGACTGAACAAATATACAAATATCACTTTAGTTTTTTAAGAAATATTTTAGAGAAAACAGCAACTTTTCTAGGATATGATAATTGGGGCGATTTATTAACCCCTGTTAAAGGAGAGCGTGAATCGTATATTAAAAGAATACTAAACTTATCAAGTCATTCTAAACATTCAGCTGAGGAAATTGTTATGATTACAGATGGTGACAAAAGAATGCTTAAAAATCTTGTTCAAGAAATTTCAAAAATATATAAATTTAACATCAAGCAAAATACACATGTTAAGGAGAAATAA
- a CDS encoding RNA 2'-phosphotransferase, translating into MNYQELSKEVSYALRHAPWEYELELDDDGWVGVDQLLTALKLNPKWSDVKMADLALMISESEKKRHEIVDGRIRAFYGHSVPNRILKTQATPPAILYHGTARKVKDSILQEGLKPNQRQYVHLSQDVETAMQVGKRRDSDPFIFEIDAKLAHENGVKFYLGNEKVWLADVIPPRYLNAIEKGESSLHPPNEHLKNGLK; encoded by the coding sequence GTGAACTATCAAGAATTAAGTAAAGAAGTATCATATGCATTAAGACATGCACCTTGGGAATATGAGCTTGAACTAGACGATGATGGCTGGGTAGGTGTTGACCAATTACTGACAGCATTAAAGCTAAACCCCAAATGGAGCGATGTCAAAATGGCTGATTTAGCACTTATGATATCTGAATCAGAGAAGAAAAGACATGAGATTGTAGACGGTAGAATTAGAGCTTTTTATGGACATTCTGTACCAAATAGGATTCTAAAGACCCAAGCAACCCCACCTGCAATTTTGTATCATGGAACTGCGAGAAAGGTTAAAGATTCTATTTTGCAAGAAGGCTTAAAGCCAAATCAAAGACAGTATGTGCATCTATCTCAAGATGTTGAAACCGCCATGCAAGTTGGGAAACGTAGAGATTCTGATCCCTTTATTTTTGAAATTGATGCCAAACTCGCTCATGAAAATGGAGTTAAGTTTTATCTCGGCAATGAAAAAGTGTGGCTTGCGGACGTTATTCCTCCACGGTATCTAAATGCTATTGAAAAGGGGGAATCTTCGTTACATCCACCTAATGAACACTTAAAAAACGGCTTGAAATAG